A single Anatilimnocola floriformis DNA region contains:
- a CDS encoding alpha/beta hydrolase, whose product MNWSLRLSLVLLVGCGLIAQAQDKKAGPAPPAGVTYLPDIEYGTGAGEKLRLDLARPEKLDKAAPCIIVIHGGAWTQGDKRAHTDLVYKFAQQGYVAATVQYRFCPKHRFPAQVEDVKCAVRYLRANAAEYKINPALFGAIGFSAGGHLSMMLGTMGKDDGLEGSGGNADQSSQVQTVVAFFGPTDLTRTDIPALSVGLVSNFLGSTPEEDKGERKRASPITYLDQGDAPMLLFQGTKDPLVPHTQATIMADAMTKVGVPGRVELLLGGDHGGNWGGEEYLRTWEQSLKFFGNHLKPKPVK is encoded by the coding sequence ATGAATTGGTCGCTACGCCTATCACTCGTATTACTCGTCGGCTGTGGCTTGATCGCTCAAGCGCAAGATAAGAAGGCGGGGCCTGCGCCGCCGGCCGGCGTGACTTACCTTCCCGACATCGAATACGGCACCGGTGCGGGCGAGAAACTGCGACTCGATCTCGCCCGACCTGAAAAGCTCGACAAGGCCGCTCCCTGCATCATCGTCATTCACGGCGGCGCTTGGACGCAAGGTGACAAGCGGGCTCACACCGATCTAGTCTACAAGTTCGCGCAACAGGGATATGTTGCGGCGACGGTTCAATATCGCTTCTGCCCGAAGCATCGCTTTCCCGCGCAGGTCGAAGACGTGAAGTGCGCCGTTCGTTATCTGCGAGCGAATGCCGCCGAGTACAAGATCAACCCGGCACTCTTCGGCGCAATCGGTTTTTCTGCGGGCGGACATCTATCGATGATGCTCGGCACGATGGGCAAGGACGACGGCCTTGAAGGTAGCGGCGGCAATGCCGATCAATCGAGCCAGGTGCAAACCGTCGTCGCATTCTTTGGTCCGACCGATCTCACCCGTACCGATATCCCTGCTCTCAGCGTCGGCCTGGTGAGCAACTTTTTGGGAAGCACCCCCGAGGAGGATAAGGGTGAACGGAAGCGCGCATCGCCGATCACGTATCTCGATCAGGGCGATGCGCCGATGTTGCTGTTTCAAGGAACGAAAGATCCGCTCGTGCCGCACACGCAAGCCACGATCATGGCCGATGCGATGACGAAAGTCGGCGTGCCGGGTCGCGTCGAACTCTTGCTCGGTGGCGATCACGGCGGCAACTGGGGCGGTGAGGAATACCTTCGCACTTGGGAACAGAGTCTGAAGTTCTTTGGGAATCACTTGAAACCCAAGCCGGTCAAGTAA
- a CDS encoding GNAT family N-acetyltransferase, with protein sequence MTELHYLAERSGHIPTLAAWHYAQWGELNPANDVAARIARLQTHLQQQAIPTTFVACDGEELLGSAALVASDLDIRPELTPWLASVFVAPAVRQRGVGTLLVQRVMQEARTLGVPRLYLFTLDREKFYASLGWRLMERAIYRDKEIAIMAFEFQ encoded by the coding sequence ATGACTGAATTGCACTACCTCGCCGAGCGCTCCGGGCATATCCCCACGCTGGCTGCGTGGCATTACGCGCAGTGGGGCGAACTGAATCCCGCCAACGACGTTGCCGCGCGCATCGCTCGGCTGCAAACACATTTGCAGCAGCAAGCCATTCCCACTACCTTCGTGGCCTGCGACGGCGAGGAGTTACTCGGCTCGGCAGCGCTCGTAGCAAGTGACCTCGACATTCGCCCGGAGTTGACTCCCTGGCTGGCGAGCGTCTTCGTCGCGCCGGCAGTTCGGCAGCGCGGCGTCGGGACATTGCTCGTGCAACGCGTGATGCAAGAAGCCCGCACATTAGGCGTGCCGCGCCTTTACTTATTCACGCTCGATCGCGAGAAGTTTTACGCCAGCCTGGGTTGGCGGTTGATGGAGCGAGCCATCTATCGCGACAAAGAGATTGCGATCATGGCGTTTGAGTTTCAGTAG
- a CDS encoding alpha/beta hydrolase domain-containing protein yields the protein MRRFCLLILVVVAACASAARAEVVRWEIAHREPYQNGKSFGERGLYERLRGKVHFAIDPKNEHNQQIIDLALAPQNDKKRVEFSADFEMLVPNDRSQANGALFYEVNNRGGSTAKNLIDGGAEDFLCRQGFVILWSGWIAEVQPGAGRWRLQTPFATEDGKPLRGLVRSEFILDKPAARASIAHRGNTGSFKPAEDLTRNAILSFREKEAEPRKVVPRGDWKFIVTNVTGEGVTGGMETGQLPTVEIELTGGLQPGLIYEVVYEAEDAPVQGCGMAGIRDIVSALKFGETTATNPLVDDEKKSLINRAHGFGTSQSGRLLRQFLWEGFNTDEQGRQVFDGVIAHVAGGGLGSFNHRFASPTRTNSQHDEHLFPADYFPFAYGDQQDPHTGQIDGILRKCREMKSVPKVFHAQSSSEYWHRSGSLVHTDPLGKTDAEIPAEVRLYTFGGSNHGPGGGTPGAKSNGQLPSSPADYRPLLRALVVALDAWVKDNVAPPPSVYPLLSEKSLVGWQAEQSGWPKIPGVSYPQLIQQPANLYRGPWWESKRIATLEPPEVRESYGVRVPAMTVSGNERGTLNVPAVAVPVGTYTSWNTRDASIGAAGELWSLQGGFIPFCKTAEERETAKDPRPALAQLYTSYEDYETKYLAAADNLVKQRYLLEEDLPRLKTLCEKFKPWFKSDK from the coding sequence ATGCGGCGATTTTGTCTGTTGATTCTGGTCGTCGTGGCTGCCTGCGCATCTGCAGCTCGGGCGGAAGTCGTCCGTTGGGAAATCGCTCACCGCGAGCCTTACCAAAACGGCAAGTCCTTTGGCGAGCGCGGACTCTATGAACGGCTGCGCGGCAAAGTACACTTCGCGATCGACCCCAAGAACGAGCACAATCAGCAGATCATTGATCTGGCTCTTGCGCCGCAGAATGACAAAAAGCGAGTCGAGTTCTCCGCCGATTTCGAAATGCTCGTGCCGAACGACCGCAGCCAGGCCAACGGTGCTCTCTTTTATGAAGTGAATAACCGCGGCGGTAGTACGGCGAAGAATTTGATCGACGGCGGTGCTGAGGATTTTCTTTGCCGGCAAGGCTTTGTCATCCTCTGGTCGGGCTGGATCGCAGAAGTACAACCGGGCGCGGGGCGCTGGCGATTGCAAACGCCGTTTGCCACGGAAGATGGCAAGCCGTTGCGCGGATTGGTGCGGAGTGAGTTCATTCTCGACAAGCCGGCCGCACGAGCGTCGATTGCTCACCGGGGAAATACAGGGAGTTTCAAGCCTGCCGAGGATCTCACGCGAAATGCAATCTTGTCGTTCCGCGAAAAGGAAGCCGAGCCACGAAAAGTCGTCCCGCGCGGCGACTGGAAGTTCATCGTTACGAACGTCACCGGCGAAGGCGTGACTGGTGGTATGGAAACCGGACAACTGCCGACCGTGGAGATCGAACTCACCGGTGGTTTGCAACCGGGACTCATTTACGAAGTCGTCTATGAAGCCGAAGACGCACCAGTGCAAGGCTGCGGCATGGCGGGGATTCGCGACATCGTTTCCGCACTCAAGTTTGGCGAGACGACGGCTACGAATCCGCTCGTCGACGACGAGAAAAAGTCATTGATCAATCGAGCACATGGCTTTGGCACTTCGCAGAGCGGCCGACTACTGCGGCAGTTTCTGTGGGAAGGTTTCAATACCGATGAACAAGGCCGCCAGGTTTTTGACGGCGTGATTGCTCACGTCGCAGGCGGCGGTCTGGGTTCGTTCAATCATCGGTTTGCTTCGCCGACGCGGACGAATAGTCAGCATGACGAGCACTTGTTTCCCGCCGATTATTTTCCGTTCGCATACGGCGATCAGCAGGATCCGCACACCGGCCAGATCGATGGCATTCTCCGCAAATGTCGCGAGATGAAATCCGTGCCGAAGGTATTTCATGCGCAGTCGTCGAGCGAATACTGGCACCGCAGCGGCTCGCTCGTCCACACCGACCCGCTCGGCAAAACCGATGCGGAAATTCCTGCCGAAGTGCGACTCTACACCTTCGGCGGTTCGAATCACGGCCCGGGCGGCGGCACTCCCGGTGCAAAGAGCAACGGTCAACTCCCATCGAGCCCGGCCGACTATCGGCCGTTGCTGAGGGCGCTCGTGGTCGCGCTCGATGCCTGGGTGAAAGACAATGTCGCGCCGCCGCCAAGTGTTTATCCGCTGCTAAGCGAGAAGTCGCTCGTCGGCTGGCAGGCGGAGCAAAGTGGTTGGCCAAAGATTCCTGGTGTCTCCTATCCGCAGCTGATTCAGCAGCCCGCAAATTTGTATCGCGGCCCATGGTGGGAATCGAAAAGAATCGCAACGCTCGAGCCGCCTGAAGTGCGTGAAAGTTACGGCGTCCGCGTTCCGGCGATGACGGTTAGCGGCAATGAACGAGGCACGCTCAATGTGCCAGCCGTTGCCGTGCCGGTCGGCACGTATACGAGTTGGAACACGCGCGATGCTTCGATCGGCGCCGCGGGCGAACTCTGGTCGCTGCAGGGTGGCTTCATTCCGTTTTGCAAAACTGCCGAAGAACGCGAAACGGCGAAGGATCCTCGGCCTGCTCTTGCGCAGCTCTACACCAGCTACGAGGACTACGAAACCAAGTATCTGGCCGCGGCGGACAACTTGGTGAAGCAGCGCTATCTGCTAGAAGAAGATTTGCCGCGTTTAAAAACGCTGTGCGAAAAGTTCAAGCCTTGGTTCAAGTCTGATAAATAG